The window TGGCGCAGGATCTTGCTGATCCTGCGGGTTCGGGTATCTTCGTATCAGCGGTACAATGGTTGCGCGGCACTCTGCTCGGCACCGTTGCAACGGTCGCTGCGGTCATTGCCGTGGCGGTGGTTGGGTTCATGATGCTAACCGGACGGATAAACTGGCGCTATGGCCTCACCGTGATCCTGGGCTGCTTCATTCTTTTTGGGGCAGCCAGCATCGTGGCGGGTATCCAGTCTACCGCCGCAGTTGGTGGCTGACGTAATGTCCTCGCTCGATCGCGACACCGTATTCGTGGCGCTCACGCGGCCTCAAATGTTCGCCGGTGTCACCTACAGTTACTTTGTGGCTAATTCGATTGTCGCTGCCGAGCTATTCCTGATCTTCAGGTCCTTCTGGGTCATCGCGCTGGCGCTCATCATCCATGCGGTTGGCGTGCTGCTGTGCCTGCGCGAACCCCGCTTCTTCGACCTTTGGTTGACCCGGATCGCGCGTTGCCCGCGCGTTGCCAATCACACGTTGTGGCGATGCAATTCCTACCGGCCCTGACGCGCGACCCCAAAGTGATCGCGAAGGAGAAGCCGGTCGGCCATCATCTGCCTTATGCGCGTCACATCGACGATCACACGATCGAAACCCGTGATGGCTTGATCATGCAGTTCCTGCATCTGCGTGGCCTCCACTTCGAAACTGCGGATAGCGAGGAGCTAAACTACCGAAAACAGCTGCGTGACGCGATGTTGCAGTCGATCGGTTCTTCCAATTTCGCGCTTTATCATCATGTGGTCCGGCGCCGGGTCGAGGCTAGCGCTGCCGGCAGTTTTCCCGATGCGTTCTCGGCGGATCTTGACGAGCGCTGGCATCAGCGCCTTGCTGGGCGCCAGCTTTATGTGAACGACCTCTATCTCACGCTGGTCCGGCGCCCGTTGCAGGGTCGCGTCGGCGCCTTGGACCGAATTCGCGGCTGGCTCGGATCACCGACTGGCAAAACGGCGGTTGCTGAAGCCTATGAACTTCGCCAGCTCACCAATGCGCGAGAAGCCTTGATGGCAGCACTCGGCACTTATGCCCCCAGGCTGCTCAGCGTGTATGAGACTGCCACTGGTCCCTGTTCCGAGCCGCTCGAGTTCCTTTCCAATCTCCTCAATGGCGAGATGCGCCCGATCGCGCTGCCGCTCGAGGACCTCGGCCATTATCTGCCGATGCGGCGCCTGAGCTTCGGGCAGGATCTGGTTGAACTTGGCCCGATGGGAAGCGAGCCTGCAACATTTGTCGGAATCGTCTCGATCAAGGATTATCCAGCCCAGACATCGGCAGGGATGTTCGATGAGCTGATGCGGCTGCCGTTCGAACTTACAATCAGCCAAAGCTTTGCCTTTGTCGAACGCCAGGCGTCCCTGTCGCGCATGAACCTGGCATTGCGGCGAATGAAGTCGGCCGAGGATGAGGCAGTGAGCCTGCGCGGCGAACTCGCGCGAGCAAAGGATGATGTGGCCGCCGGCCGCGCTGCCTTTGGCGAGCATCATTTGACTGTCGCCATTCGCGGCGAAAGCCCCGCAATTGTGGACGACGGGGTTGCCGAAGTGCTCGCGGCGCTTGCCGATCTTGGCATCATCGGTGTCCGGGAAGAGATTGCGCTCGAACCGGCCTATTGGGCTCAGTTCCCGGCCAATTTCCGCTATATCGCTCGCAAAGGGCTGGTCTCTACCAGCAATTTCTCAGGGCTTGCCAGCGGTCATAATTTTCCGCTCGGATCGGTCGATGGCAATCATTGGGGCAAGGCAGTAACGCTGCTCGAGACGACGGCAGCAGGCCCTTATTTCTTCAATTTCCATCAGGGCGATCTCGGCAATTTCACAGTGATTGGTCCGTCGGGATCCGGCAAGACGGTGGTGCTTAACTTCCTGCTTGCTCAAGCGAGGAAGTTTTCGCCGCGCATCATCTTCTTCGACAAGGATCGCGGCGCTGAGCTCTTCATCCGGGCAATTGGCGGCCAATATGACATTCTCCGTCCGGGAGAGCCTTCCGGCCTTAATCCGCTCCAGTTCGACGATACACCCGCCAATCGCGAATTCCTGATCGAGTGGCTGGCGCTGCTGGCCGGCGGGGCTGATGTGGAAGAACTTGCCCAGATCAAGGATGCGGTGGACGCGAATTTTGAGCAGCCGCTGCCTCATCGGCGGCTTCGGCATCTCGCAGCCTTGTTCCGAGGGGGGCATCGCCCGCATGCGGCCGACCTCTGGTCTCGTCTGAGGCCCTGGTGGGGAGAAGGCGAGCGCGCCTGGCTGTTCGACAATGAGCGCGATCTTACGGACCTTTCGGCAGCGACCGTCGGGTTCGACATGACCCAGATCCTCGACAATCCTGTACTCAGAAGCCCGGCGATGATGGTGCTCTTTCACCGCGTTGAGGAGCGCCTGGACGGTAGCCCGGCAATCATCGTGGTTGATGAAGGCTGGAAAGCACTCGACGACGACATTTTTGTCCGCCGGATCAAGGACTGGGAAAAGACCATCCGGAAACGCAACGGCATTGTCGGCTTTGCCACCCAGAGTGCGCAGGATGCGCTTGAGAGCAGGATTGCCAGCGCGATCATCGAACAGGCAGCGACGCAGATTTTCATGGCCAATCCCAAGGCGCGGGCAGAGGATTATATGGGCGGCTTTGGCCTATCGACGCATGAGTTCGATCTGGTCCGAACCCTGCCGGACAGCGCGCATTGCTTCCTCATCAAGCATGGCTCGCACAGCGTGGTCGCGCGCCTCAACCTTTCCGGAGAAAAGGATCTGCTGACCATCCTGTCGGGCCGTGAACGGACCGTGCGCATTCTGGATGAGCTCCGCTCGAGCGTTGGCGACGAGCCTTCGGCCTGGATGCCGCAACTGCTGGAGCGCGCATAATGGCTTGCCCGACCTTGAGCGCGCGCAGCGACTTTGTGGAGACCGTGCTACGCTTCGTCGATTGCGAGGCGCGGAGCATCGGCGCCGAGGGCTATGCAGCGCTCGCGGCACCCGGTTCGCCGGTAGCAACGCTGCTGTCGGTGGCGCTGACTATTTTCGTCGCGATCATCGGCTACCGGATGCTGCTTGGCTATGTACCGACCATCCGGGACGCGGTGCTGGCGGTGGTGAAGATCGGTATCGTGCTGGTGCTCGCGACCAGCTGGCCGGCCTATCAGGTGCTGGTCTATGACACGGCGGTGCTTGGCCCGGCCGAGCTCTTCGGGAGCATCGGTCGGGCTTCTGGATTGCCGGGTGCCGGCGGCGGCATGACCTTGCGGCTAGCGGCGGTGGATGACGCACTTGGCGCCATGACGTTGTTCGGCGCAGGCACGCCGCCGATCGGCGAGCCGCGCCAGGCGCTTGGGCCGTTTGGTGGCTTTGATGCCTTCGCCCTGGGCAGTGCCCGCATCCTGTTTCTGTTGGGTGTGGTCGGTGCCTTTGCCGCTGTTCGGCTGATCACCGGGCTGGCCCTGGCGATCGCGCCGCTGTTCGCGCTGTTCCTCCTGTTCGAGACGACGCGCGGCCTTTTCGAAGGCTGGGTCCGCGTGCTGCTGGGGGCGGTGTTGGGCACATTCGGAGTGACATTGATGCTCGGGATTGAACTTGCCCTGCTTGAGCCCTGGCTGACCGATCTGCTGGCGGCGCGTTCCTCGCGGATTGCAGTTCCCGATGCACCCGCCGAGCTCTTCGCGATCACGTTCATTTTCTGCCTTTCGCTGATCGCGGTCATTGGCGCAGCGATCCGCCTAACCAAGGGCTTTCAGCTGCCAAGAGGTTGGCCCTGGTTTGGGTCCCAAAGCCCAATCGCCGCAGTCCAGCCCGCAAGCGAGCGTCCATCCGGCATCGCTGACCGTTCGGATAGCGAGGAGCGATCGCGTGCGCTCATCATTGCCGATGCCATCGCCAGCAGCCAGCGCCGGGAGGGTGCGAGCGCGCCAGTCGTGGCGCTGGTCGGTGGCCGCATGGAGGCGTCACCGCCCGATCGCCAGGTCAGCGATCCGATGCTGCAACCTCTTGGCCAGTCGTTCCGGCGCCGAACGGTCGGCCGCGTGTCCGCAGGCGCTCTCAAGCGGGAGCAGCGCGGATGAGCGAGCCCGCCACCGATCGCACCGCCTACTACCGCGAAGCCGCTACCTGGTCGCAGGATCGGCAGGCGGCGCTTCGCCGCTCGCGACGGATCGCCTGGATCGTTGCTGCCACCCTTGCCGTGATCGCCCTGTTCGAAGCGCTGGCGATCATGCTGATGATGCCGCTGAAGACGGTCGAGCCCTATACCTTGCTGGTCGATCGCCAGACCGGTTTTGTCCAGGCGGTGAAGCCGCTTGAGCCGGCGCGGATCGACGGCGACACCGCGCTCACCCAGTCGTTCCTGGTGCAATATGTCGTCGCCCGCGAAAGCTTCGACATCAACGCGCTGCAGCCGACCTTCCGGAAAGTAGCCTTATGGTCAGCTGATAGCGCGCGTTCGCGCTACATTGCCGGTATGCAGGCGTCCAATCCAGACAGTCCGCTTCAGCTTTTTCCAAGGTCAACGATCGTTGAGACCATCGTCAAAAGCGTGACGCCAATGGGTCCCGAAACAGCAATGGTCCGCTTTGATCGGCGCAGGATCGATGTCGGCGGCGCAGCAATGCCGCTCGGGAGCTTTGTCGCGGTGATGCGCTTCCGGTTTTCGGGCGAGCCCATGCGTGCCGAGGACCGCTTTCTCAATCCGCTCGGCTTCCAGGTTACTCAATATCAGCGCAGTCCAGAGGTCCTCCCTCCGCCACCAGGGCCCGCGGAACGCAGCAGCCCGGCAACGCAAGCGCAACCAGTCCCCGTTAATCCCGGCCAGGCAATGACGCAGTGAAAGGCGCGCTTCTCCATATCCTGGCTGCCAGCTGCCTGCTGGCAAGCGCGGCAACCGCTCAACAATATGGCGGCAATAGCCGGTTCCAAACCATCGAATACCGGCCGCAACAGGTCGTGCAGCTGGACGCTGCGGTCGGCTATCAGCTCGGCATTGAATTTGCGCCGGATGAGAAAATCGAAAGCGTGGCGCTCGGTGACAGTGGTGCCTGGCAGGTGGTGACCAGCCAGCGCGGCAATCACCTGTTCCTGAAGCCCAGCCAGTCTGGCGTGGTCACCAACATGACGGTGATCACCGATACGCGTAGCTATTACTTCGACCTGGTGTCTTATCCAGGGCTGCTGCCGACCACCGCCTATACTGTGCAGTTTACCTATCCAAAGCCGGTAACCGGCCCCGGCATGATGGATGCTGCCTCGACCGGCAAGGCCGAGCATCGCTACCGCCTGCGTGGAGACAAGTCGCTTTGGCCCCAGGGGATCAGCGACGATGGCGCCAAGACCTATATCGAATGGCCTGCCGCTGCAGCGCTGCCTGCGGTCTATGCGGTCGAGGGCAAGCGCGAGCTGTTGGTCAACGGCATGATGCGCGATGGCGTGTTCGTGATCGATGCGGTTGCTTCAAGGCTCGTGTTCAGGATCGATCGTCGCATGGCGCGTGCTGACCGGCTTCGCGACGGGAAAAAGCGGTGAGCGATGAACAGCCCTCGGAGCTGCGCGATGTCCGGCCCAGCATTGGCCGCGATCGCCAGCCGGTCCCACTATGGATTGGTCTTGCGGGGATCAGCCTTGGCGGTCTGGCGCTGTTCGCTGTGCTTGAAAGCCAGCGCCGCGCACCTGCCGCGCCTGCGGTCCGGGCGGCATCAGCGGCAGCGTTCGAGCCTCCGCCTAGCCTGTATGTGCCGCCCGCGCCGGTCATCGAGCTTCGAGGGCCCGAGGCGATTCCCGTCCGGCCGCCCATGCCGACACCTTCGCCATCGCCCGCTCAGCCCTCGCCAGTCATTCAGCCGGCGCAGCCCTATCAGCCATATCCCCAGCCAGCACTGCCCGATCCGATCGCAGCGCCGCCCCAGCCTCAGCGCAATCCAGCCTCGCCCATATTGGTGATTGACCAGAGCGGCGGTCGTGTGAGCGAACCGCCTGTATCTAAAGGCGGAGAGGCCCAGGGAGGCGCTGCTGGTCCATCGCCACCCTCGCAGCGTCTGGATACAAGCCGGGCACGGGCCGGCGCATTTGCCAATCGCGCGACAACGATCGTGCAGGGCAGCCTTATTCCGGCGGTGCTTGAATCAGCGCTTGATTCAACGCGGCCCGGGTTTGCGCGCGCAATTGTCTCGCGCGATGTCTACAGCTTTGACGGGTCCCGCGTGCTGGTGCCCAAGGGCAGTCGGCTGATCGGCGAATATGAATCGACCGCTGTGCCGGGCCAGAACCGGGCATTGGTGATCTGGTCCCGGCTGATCCGTCCCGACGGGGCCACTATTGCGATTGGTTCCCCTGTTGCGGACACGCTCGGGCGAACCGGCGTGCGTGCGCGCGTCGACACCCATTTCTTCGAGCGGTTCGGCGGCGCGATCCTGCAGTCGATGCTGAATATCGGATCTAACCTCGCGGCACGCGCTGTGGATTCGCCCACCGTGATCGCATTGCCAGGCTCATTCAGCGGCGCGGTTCAGACCGTACAGCCCTCGCAGGTAACGCCAACCCTGACCGTAAGGCCGGGCACCAGCATCAGCGTGTTCGTCGCCCGGGATCTTGATTTTACTGGCGTGGAGCAGGACCGGTGAGTGCAGTCCAGGCGCTCGATCCGGTTTATCTCAACGCCAGCCTGGCGCCGCTGCTCCCGATCCTCGCCCGGGACGATGTCACCGACATCTATATCAATCGCCCGGGCGAGCTTTGGGCCGAAAGCCTGGGCGGCTCGATCGAGCATCACAAAACGCCTGGCCTCACCTCGACGGTGCTGCTGCGACTGGCCAGGCAGGTGGCCGCGCTGTCGCATCAGGGGATTAGCCGCGAACATCCGCTCCTGTCGGCGATCCTGCCAGGCGGGGAGCGCGTGCAGATTGTGGTGCCCCCCGCAACCCGCGGCGACATCGCCATCGCCATTCGCAAGCATGTGGTGCAAGAGCTGTCGCTTGACGACTATACCGCTAGCGGCGCCTTTGCGGGCCTTATCGGTGGAGCGAGGCCGGATGCAGCCAACGCCAAGCTCCATGAACTGCTCGGCAAGGGTGACATTGGAGGCTTGTTGAAGGCTTCGGTGCTGGGACGCCGGAACATCCTCATCTCAGGGGGCACCTCCACAGGCAAGACTACTTTCCTGAACGCACTGCTCCGCGAGGTGCCGCGGCACGAGCGGCTATTGTTCATCGAGGACACACCCGAGCTTCAGATCCGCCATGCCAATGCGGTCGGACTGCTGGCGGCGCGCAGTGAATTGGGTGAGGCGAAGGTCACTGCCAATGACCTCGTGGCGGCAAGCCTCAGGATGCGTCCCGACCGGATCATTCTGGGCGAGCTGCGTGGCGACGAGGCATTTGCGTTTCTGCGCGCGGTCAACACCGGTCATCCCGGATCGATGACCACGGTCCATGCTGATAGCACTGAGCGGGCGATCGAACAGATTGCGCTGCTGGTTCTCCAGGCTGGGACGCGGCTGAACCGTGATGACATTGTCCATTATGTTCGGTCGACCATCGATGTGTTTGTGCAGCTTGGTCGGCACGAGGGCACGAGGCGGGTTGAAGAAGTACGTCTCAGATGATGCCCAGGCTTTTCTTACAACGCGAGCTGCATGGCGGGTTTTGCAATGACCAGAGATGACCCGCTGACACCCATGGTTGGGCGCTCGGTCCTTCCGGCCGGTGCACAGTGGATCGAGGCAACCATGCTCGGAACTGTCGCAACGGTCATCGCGATCATTGCGATTGCCTCTCTCGGGTTGGCGATGCTCAGCGGGCGGATCGATTTGCGCCGCGCAGGGTGGACACTGCTGGGATGCTTTATCGTTTTCGGTGCTTCCGCGATCTCTTTTGGTGTGCTTAGCACTTCGAATCGCTTGTTTCTGCTCAAGACACCGGCCAAGCGCGAGACCTCTCACTCCATTTCGACAGTTCCTGGTAAGAGGTCGAACAATGATCCCTATGCAGGCGCTTCGATGCCTCTACAGAACTAGTAAAAAATCATCTCGAGCGCCTCTAACCGATTAAAACTTTACACCGAAAGTCTGAAGGCATTCGGAAATGAGATAATCACCATATTTTCACCCTATTTATGAGATCACTAGCATGTTAACTTATCTGTTATTCCAATACTATTAAGTTTCCTCATATCAAGATCCCAAACGGACCAGTGTTCTTGAGGGTTTTTCAGCACTTGAGCAAGGTCATTATTTTTTTCTTCTATACTGAATCCAGAAACAGCAAATTTACTGCGTTTTGAAATCACATTCAAAAACTTTACGATTTGAATATCGTAAATCGCATACCAAATATTTATATCATTCGTACCTAAAGAGCAGCAGAACGGTGTATCAATCTTTTTTTCAATCAGGCTAATTAAACTTTTTTCCCAACTTTTATTATAGTCTGAAGGAGACCAGATACTGGTATCGATAATTATTGTTTCACTGTATTGTCCAATAAATATAGTTCCTAAGATACTGTTTTTTGACAATGTACAGTCATCACTCAGTTTTCCTCCAGAAGATATTCCAAATCGATAATTCATTTATCAATCCTTACCGTAAGATCACTATTCCAAGTGCCCGTTCTTACAAGATTACCACCGCGCATTTCGAACATTTTCCAAGCTCCACCTTTATGTTCAGTGACATCTCTTGAAATATAACTACGCCCTTTTTTAAAAACATCCTGCCCCATCTGTCTCGGAACGCTCTTGTCTAAGGTGTAACCTAGAGCCCCAGCAGCTTTGATTAGTTTCTTGCACGCATTATGCACCCATACTTTGTCGTTTCCGACAAAAAAAGTGTGCCAGTCTGCAACTTCCAATGTGTACGTCTGTTCAACCTTACCCGTATCGATAACTTCCGCGAGCACCATATCGTCTCCGTCAGCTGTATCGATACGATCACCTGGGCGAAGGTCCTTCGTCTCGACCCAACCTTTTCCTTCCACCTTCCACGGATGATCATCGGTAGCATGGAACAATTCGCGCTCGCCATTTGGGTCATCCAGCATAACCGCGAACACCGGCTTTGGATCTGGTCGGATAAGTCCCGTGATGGGCTTGGCGCCCAATTCGTTAGTCGCTTCATTCTTCGAAAGGACTAGGTCTCCCTCCTTGAGCGTTTCGATCGCTGCGAACCCGTCCGGCGTAGCCACCATTGTGCCAGCCACGAAGCATCCACAACCGAACCGTTTCAGCAATCGTGCTACATCGATGGCGGTGTTAACGCCCTTCCCGACCGGAGTTATGTCAGCAACGGCCAGCGCCCAT of the Sphingomonas sp. BGYR3 genome contains:
- a CDS encoding TrbC/VirB2 family protein, yielding MFAVAFWVCVAVSDAVVAQDLADPAGSGIFVSAVQWLRGTLLGTVATVAAVIAVAVVGFMMLTGRINWRYGLTVILGCFILFGAASIVAGIQSTAAVGG
- a CDS encoding type IV secretion system protein VirB3, which codes for MSSLDRDTVFVALTRPQMFAGVTYSYFVANSIVAAELFLIFRSFWVIALALIIHAVGVLLCLREPRFFDLWLTRIARCPRVANHTLWRCNSYRP
- a CDS encoding VirB4 family type IV secretion/conjugal transfer ATPase produces the protein MQFLPALTRDPKVIAKEKPVGHHLPYARHIDDHTIETRDGLIMQFLHLRGLHFETADSEELNYRKQLRDAMLQSIGSSNFALYHHVVRRRVEASAAGSFPDAFSADLDERWHQRLAGRQLYVNDLYLTLVRRPLQGRVGALDRIRGWLGSPTGKTAVAEAYELRQLTNAREALMAALGTYAPRLLSVYETATGPCSEPLEFLSNLLNGEMRPIALPLEDLGHYLPMRRLSFGQDLVELGPMGSEPATFVGIVSIKDYPAQTSAGMFDELMRLPFELTISQSFAFVERQASLSRMNLALRRMKSAEDEAVSLRGELARAKDDVAAGRAAFGEHHLTVAIRGESPAIVDDGVAEVLAALADLGIIGVREEIALEPAYWAQFPANFRYIARKGLVSTSNFSGLASGHNFPLGSVDGNHWGKAVTLLETTAAGPYFFNFHQGDLGNFTVIGPSGSGKTVVLNFLLAQARKFSPRIIFFDKDRGAELFIRAIGGQYDILRPGEPSGLNPLQFDDTPANREFLIEWLALLAGGADVEELAQIKDAVDANFEQPLPHRRLRHLAALFRGGHRPHAADLWSRLRPWWGEGERAWLFDNERDLTDLSAATVGFDMTQILDNPVLRSPAMMVLFHRVEERLDGSPAIIVVDEGWKALDDDIFVRRIKDWEKTIRKRNGIVGFATQSAQDALESRIASAIIEQAATQIFMANPKARAEDYMGGFGLSTHEFDLVRTLPDSAHCFLIKHGSHSVVARLNLSGEKDLLTILSGRERTVRILDELRSSVGDEPSAWMPQLLERA
- a CDS encoding type IV secretion system protein codes for the protein MSARSDFVETVLRFVDCEARSIGAEGYAALAAPGSPVATLLSVALTIFVAIIGYRMLLGYVPTIRDAVLAVVKIGIVLVLATSWPAYQVLVYDTAVLGPAELFGSIGRASGLPGAGGGMTLRLAAVDDALGAMTLFGAGTPPIGEPRQALGPFGGFDAFALGSARILFLLGVVGAFAAVRLITGLALAIAPLFALFLLFETTRGLFEGWVRVLLGAVLGTFGVTLMLGIELALLEPWLTDLLAARSSRIAVPDAPAELFAITFIFCLSLIAVIGAAIRLTKGFQLPRGWPWFGSQSPIAAVQPASERPSGIADRSDSEERSRALIIADAIASSQRREGASAPVVALVGGRMEASPPDRQVSDPMLQPLGQSFRRRTVGRVSAGALKREQRG
- a CDS encoding VirB8/TrbF family protein; the encoded protein is MSEPATDRTAYYREAATWSQDRQAALRRSRRIAWIVAATLAVIALFEALAIMLMMPLKTVEPYTLLVDRQTGFVQAVKPLEPARIDGDTALTQSFLVQYVVARESFDINALQPTFRKVALWSADSARSRYIAGMQASNPDSPLQLFPRSTIVETIVKSVTPMGPETAMVRFDRRRIDVGGAAMPLGSFVAVMRFRFSGEPMRAEDRFLNPLGFQVTQYQRSPEVLPPPPGPAERSSPATQAQPVPVNPGQAMTQ
- a CDS encoding TrbG/VirB9 family P-type conjugative transfer protein — its product is MKGALLHILAASCLLASAATAQQYGGNSRFQTIEYRPQQVVQLDAAVGYQLGIEFAPDEKIESVALGDSGAWQVVTSQRGNHLFLKPSQSGVVTNMTVITDTRSYYFDLVSYPGLLPTTAYTVQFTYPKPVTGPGMMDAASTGKAEHRYRLRGDKSLWPQGISDDGAKTYIEWPAAAALPAVYAVEGKRELLVNGMMRDGVFVIDAVASRLVFRIDRRMARADRLRDGKKR
- a CDS encoding TrbI/VirB10 family protein, whose translation is MIDQSGGRVSEPPVSKGGEAQGGAAGPSPPSQRLDTSRARAGAFANRATTIVQGSLIPAVLESALDSTRPGFARAIVSRDVYSFDGSRVLVPKGSRLIGEYESTAVPGQNRALVIWSRLIRPDGATIAIGSPVADTLGRTGVRARVDTHFFERFGGAILQSMLNIGSNLAARAVDSPTVIALPGSFSGAVQTVQPSQVTPTLTVRPGTSISVFVARDLDFTGVEQDR
- the virB11 gene encoding P-type DNA transfer ATPase VirB11 produces the protein MSAVQALDPVYLNASLAPLLPILARDDVTDIYINRPGELWAESLGGSIEHHKTPGLTSTVLLRLARQVAALSHQGISREHPLLSAILPGGERVQIVVPPATRGDIAIAIRKHVVQELSLDDYTASGAFAGLIGGARPDAANAKLHELLGKGDIGGLLKASVLGRRNILISGGTSTGKTTFLNALLREVPRHERLLFIEDTPELQIRHANAVGLLAARSELGEAKVTANDLVAASLRMRPDRIILGELRGDEAFAFLRAVNTGHPGSMTTVHADSTERAIEQIALLVLQAGTRLNRDDIVHYVRSTIDVFVQLGRHEGTRRVEEVRLR
- a CDS encoding TrbC/VirB2 family protein, yielding MTRDDPLTPMVGRSVLPAGAQWIEATMLGTVATVIAIIAIASLGLAMLSGRIDLRRAGWTLLGCFIVFGASAISFGVLSTSNRLFLLKTPAKRETSHSISTVPGKRSNNDPYAGASMPLQN